TGAAGCTGCGGTAGGCCTTGATCTGTTCGGCCAGTTCACGGTCGATACGCTTGAGGTCGTCGGGGTTCGGGTTGACCTGGCGGGTGTTCTTCAAGGTGATGTGTTGCTCGGGGTACTTCTTGCTGCCTACGGTGAAAGGCAGGCTGCGACCGCCCTGGGTGAGTACCGCGGTGCCGGGCTTCTGAGTCAGCGGTATGCCGACGATGGCCAGCCAGTTGTCCTGCTCCTTGACCACCAGCACCGGCTTGCCGTCGAAGCGTGCGCCCGGTGCCGTGGCCGCCGGGCCGAGGTCGACCACCGCCACGCCTCCGGGGACGGGCTTGTTCAAGGTGCGGGTGATGTAGCTGGCCTGGGCGCCACTGGCCAGCAACAGGAGGGAGAGAGCGAGCAGGGGCGCGAACAGGCGGGGCATGTGTCAGTCCAGTAGGGAAAGGGTGACCGGGGTCAGGTGATTGTCCTCGACCCGCACCTGCAGCTCACCTTCGTTCAGGCGGGCAGTCAGGCGCTGGCCGTTGTGGGTCTGCTCGGCGCTGCGGATGGCTTGCCCCCGCTCGTCGAGGAGGATGCTGTAGCCACGCGCCAGGGTGGCCAGCGGGCTGACCACCTGCAGCGTCTGCAACTGCGCCTGGAAACGCTGGCGGCGGTCCTTGAGCACGTCGCGCATGGCCCGTGGCAGGCGTTCGGCGAGGCTGTCCAGGCGCTGCCCGAGCAGCTTCAGGGTGCGGCCCGGATGCTGTGCGGCCAGGCGTGTGTCCAGGCGTGCCAGGCGCTCGCGGCGCTGGTTGAGGTTGAGCATGAACGCGCGGCGCAGGCGCATGTCCAGGTCATCCAGGCGCTGGGCCTGTTGGCGCAGGCGCTCGCCGGGGTGGCGCAGGCGCCGGGTCAGCGAGTCCAGGCGCAGGCGGTCGTGGGTCAGGCGGTTCTGCATGCGCAGCAGCAGGCGCCGTTGCAGGCCGTCCAGGCGTTGCTGCAAGCCACTGTTGTCGGGGGCCAGCAACTCGGCGGCGGCAGACGGCGTGGGGGCGCGTACGTCGGCGACGAAGTCGCTGATCGATACATCGGTTTCATGGCCCACGGCGCTGACGATCGGCGTCACGCAGGCGGCCACCGCACGCGCCACGGCTTCTTCGTTGAAGCACCAGAGGTCTTCCAGCGAACCGCCGCCACGGGCCAGGATCAGGGCATCGAAGCCAAGCCGGTCGGCCTGCTGCAAGGCACGGACGATCTGGTTGATCGCCTCGCGGCCCTGAACGGCGGTGGGAATCAGGTTCAGCTCGACCTGGGGCGCGCGGCGGCCGAACACGCTGATGATGTCGCGGATCACTGCGCCGGTGGGCGAGGTGATGATGCCGATGCGCTGTGGGTGGGCCGGCAGCGGCTTCTTGCGTTCGGCACTGAACAGCCCCTCGGCGCCGAGTTTTTCTTTCAGCGCCTCGAAGGCCAGGCGCAGCGCGCCGTCACCGGCCGGCTCGACCGTATCGAGAATCAGCTGGTAGTCGCCCCGCCCTTCGAACAGCGAAACCTTGCCGCGTACCCGCACCGCCAGGCCGTCGCGCAGGGCCTGGCGCACCCGCGTTGCGTTCTGCCGGAACAGCGCGCAGCGCACCTGGGCGCCACTGTCCTTGAGGGTGAAGTACAGGTGGCCGGAGGCCGGGCGGGCGAGGTTGGAGATTTCGCCTTCCACCCAGACGCTGCGGAACACGTCTTCCAGCAGCACGCGAGCGCGGCCGTTGAGCTGGCTGACGGTGAGGACCTCGCGGTCCAGGCCAAGTCGTTCGAAGGGGTCTTTGATCATGGTGGGCATCATAAAGGACATGGCGGGCCGATGCACCGTGTAGCACGTTGCACCTTCTGCGGTGGGGGGATGGGGACTACTGCCCTGGTCGACGATGCGGACTTACCTGGCCGCGGGGCGTGAATCTATCTTTTGCGCTCCTTCCAAATGAGCAACTGCCGTGTACGACATCGACGCCACGACGTATCGCTCCCAGGCTTACAGCAGACGGGTGCGTTTTCTCGTATTCCATTACACCGCACTGAATTTCAACGGTTCGGTCAACGCCCTGGCCAAAGGTAGCGAAGTCAGTGCCCATTACCTGTTGCCGACGCCAACGGACCCGAGCTACCGGCGTGCGGGGTTCGACAAGGTTCGCATCTTCAATCTTGTCGATGAGCACGAACGGGCGTGGCATGCCGGCGTCAGCGCATGGGGCGGGCGCAATAACCTGAACGATACGGCGATTGGCATCGAACTGGTCAACGAGGCTTCGATGAGTGACGGTCAGTTCAACTTCGTGCCCTACCATCCGGAGCAATTGGCAGCGTTGGTGCAACTGAGCCAGGACATCCTTCGGCGCTATCCGGATATCACCCCGACGCATGTGCTGGGCCACAGC
The Pseudomonas sp. KU43P genome window above contains:
- the xseA gene encoding exodeoxyribonuclease VII large subunit — its product is MIKDPFERLGLDREVLTVSQLNGRARVLLEDVFRSVWVEGEISNLARPASGHLYFTLKDSGAQVRCALFRQNATRVRQALRDGLAVRVRGKVSLFEGRGDYQLILDTVEPAGDGALRLAFEALKEKLGAEGLFSAERKKPLPAHPQRIGIITSPTGAVIRDIISVFGRRAPQVELNLIPTAVQGREAINQIVRALQQADRLGFDALILARGGGSLEDLWCFNEEAVARAVAACVTPIVSAVGHETDVSISDFVADVRAPTPSAAAELLAPDNSGLQQRLDGLQRRLLLRMQNRLTHDRLRLDSLTRRLRHPGERLRQQAQRLDDLDMRLRRAFMLNLNQRRERLARLDTRLAAQHPGRTLKLLGQRLDSLAERLPRAMRDVLKDRRQRFQAQLQTLQVVSPLATLARGYSILLDERGQAIRSAEQTHNGQRLTARLNEGELQVRVEDNHLTPVTLSLLD
- a CDS encoding N-acetylmuramoyl-L-alanine amidase; its protein translation is MYDIDATTYRSQAYSRRVRFLVFHYTALNFNGSVNALAKGSEVSAHYLLPTPTDPSYRRAGFDKVRIFNLVDEHERAWHAGVSAWGGRNNLNDTAIGIELVNEASMSDGQFNFVPYHPEQLAALVQLSQDILRRYPDITPTHVLGHSDISIGRKSDPGAAFPWHSLHQAGIGAWYEEATKARYLEQLAGNMPEPAVLVEKLRAYGYHVPDQPDARYVRSLLRAFQLHFRPADHRGMADAETVAILYALVERYNA